Proteins encoded together in one Solanum lycopersicum chromosome 7, SLM_r2.1 window:
- the LOC101261426 gene encoding pectinesterase/pectinesterase inhibitor PPE8B, producing MIMGNLFCKVLILVLLCLTTTCPLISYAVDDNFFQSECLQVPTSEFLGSVKSTINIVREVTSLVSKFASFFGDFRLSNAISDCLDLLDLSADELTWTLTATQNPKGKNNSTGNLSADLKNYLSGALINQDTCIEGFEGTNGLVKNLVAGNLNQVSSLVRNILLMVRPVSRKNVFPSEANAKRGKPWQFSRERKLTSNEEDHNLFPSWIKRKDRRLLQASNSTKGVITDVVVALDGTGNFTRIKDAIDAAPQLSTKRFVIYIKKGIYKEYVEISKKKWNIMMIGDGIDVTIISGNRNFIDGWTTYRSATFAVKGQGFIARDITFENTSGPEKHQAVAFRSDSDLSVLFRCAVRGYQDTLYAHSMRQFYRDCTITGTVDFIFGDGTAIFQNCQILARKGLSQQKNTITAQGRKEIAETTGFTIQFCNISGEPDLLTSLNSTYTYLGRPWKTYSRTVIMQSYMSNVIRPQGWLEWNGNTSLDTLYYAEYQNYGPGAGLGGRVNWPGFHLLNDSSQASNFTVAQFLLGNSWLPPTGVKYTAGLAV from the exons ATGATTATGGGTAATTTATTCTGTAAAGTACTGATTTTGGTACTTTTATGTCTAACTACTACTTGTCCTTTGATAAGCTATGCTGTTgatgacaatttttttcaatcagAATGTTTGCAAGTGCCAACATCTGAGTTTTTGGGTTCTGTTAAGTCTACCATCAACATTGTTCGTGAAGTCACTTCTTTAGTGTCAAAATTTGCTAGCTTTTTTGGCGATTTTCGACTTTCGAATGCCATTTCTGATTGTCTTGATCTCTTGGATCTCTCAGCAGATGAACTTACTTGGACTCTTACTGCTACTCAGAATCCCAAAG GAAAAAACAACAGTACAGGTAATCTAAGTGCAGATTTGAAGAATTATTTAAGCGGAGCATTAATTAATCAAGATACATGCATCGAAGGATTCGAGGGTACAAATGGACTAGTCAAGAATTTGGTTGCGGGTAATCTCAACCAAGTCTCATCATTAGTCCGCAACATTCTTCTTATGGTCCGACCCGTCTCTAGGAAAAACGTCTTCCCCTCTGAGGCCAATGCCAAACGTGGGAAGCCGTGGCAATTCTCCCGAGAAAGAAAATTAACGtcaaatgaagaagatcacAACTTATTCCCTTCGTGGATTAAACGAAAAGATAGAAGGTTATTGCAAGCATCAAATTCGACTAAAGGAGTAATTACAGACGTTGTAGTAGCTCTTGACGGAACTGGTAATTTTACCCGAATTAAAGATGCAATAGACGCAGCACCACAATTGAGTACAAAAAGATTTGTGATATATATTAAGAAGGGAATTTATAAAGAGTATGTGGAGATTAGCAAGAAAAAATGGAATATTATGATGATTGGTGATGGAATTGATGTTACTATTATTTCTGGGaatagaaattttattgatGGATGGACCACTTATAGATCTGCAACCTTTG CGGTAAAAGGTCAAGGATTTATAGCCCGAGACATAACATTTGAGAACACATCAGGACCCGAAAAGCACCAAGCAGTAGCATTTCGTTCCGACTCAGATTTATCGGTCTTGTTCCGATGCGCGGTGAGGGGTTACCAAGACACTCTCTACGCCCACTCAATGCGTCAATTCTACAGAGACTGTACAATTACTGGCACAGTCGATTTCATTTTTGGAGACGGTACAGCTATTTTTCAAAACTGTCAAATATTAGCACGAAAAGGATTGTCACAACAGAAAAACACAATCACAGCACAAGGTCGAAAAGAAATTGCTGAAACAACAGGTTTCACGATTCAATTTTGTAACATATCTGGTGAACCGGATCTATTAACTTCACTCAATTCTACGTATACGTATCTTGGAAGACCATGGAAGACGTATTCGCGAACAGTGATCATGCAATCGTACATGAGTAATGTAATTAGACCTCAAGGTTGGTTAGAATGGAACGGAAATACATCACTTGACACATTGTATTACGCAGAGTACCAAAATTATGGGCCTGGCGCCGGTTTGGGCGGTAGAGTTAATTGGCCTGGTTTTCATCTGCTCAATGATTCATCACAGGCTAGTAATTTTACCGTTGCTCAGTTCCTTTTGGGGAACTCATGGTTACCTCCTACGGGAGTTAAGTATACCGCTGGTCTAGCAGTTTAA